One Nisaea sediminum genomic window carries:
- a CDS encoding CocE/NonD family hydrolase, with amino-acid sequence MKTVGQFPHQVREIENTWITLTDGCRLAARIWLPEGAEQAPVPAILEYLPYRKRDSTSVRDALTHPYFAGHGYAAIRVDMRGNGESDGIMEDEYLPQEQDDCLEVIDWLVAQPWCSGAVGMIGISWGGFNGLQVAFRQPEALKAVITLCSTDDRYADDIHYKGGAMLTENMGWSSTMLSYSSRPPDPALVGESWRETWLKRLEAEPLLIANWLKHQTRDAFWKHGSICEDYEKVGIPVLAVGGWSDAYSNAVPRMLEKLTGFRRGIIGPWLHKYPHFAVPGPAIGFLQEALRWWDQWLKGIDRGVAADPMLRVYMQASVPPKAAYAVRDGRWCAEPAWPSPNVTPARFHLADGRLSTTAETEGTATVRSPETVGQAGGEYCMIWLGPEGPTDQRVDDAGSLCFDTAPLEKTVEILGAAELDLELASDKPVAHLIARLNDVAPDGTSTRITYGVLNLTHRNSHEAPEALEPGLAYRIRLKLDDVAYAVPEGHRIRLALSTSYWPMIWPAPEAATLTLTTGTSALTLPARLPDAQAAPYEPFEEAEAAPPLEKEILRPATNTRTVITDVESGLQRIEIFDDFGRDRIVELDLTTGHIARELYTIQPGDPLSARMETHWSQELSRGDWQVATETYCTLTGDATHFHVTGRIEAYESGALIFKKDFEESVPRDFL; translated from the coding sequence ATGAAGACCGTCGGCCAGTTCCCGCACCAGGTGCGGGAAATAGAGAATACGTGGATCACGCTGACCGACGGCTGCCGCCTCGCGGCCCGGATCTGGCTGCCGGAGGGTGCGGAGCAGGCCCCCGTCCCGGCGATCCTCGAATATCTTCCCTACCGCAAGCGCGACAGCACCTCGGTGCGCGACGCCCTCACCCATCCCTATTTTGCCGGTCACGGCTATGCCGCGATCCGTGTCGACATGCGCGGCAACGGCGAGTCCGACGGGATCATGGAGGATGAGTACCTGCCGCAGGAGCAGGACGATTGCCTGGAGGTGATCGACTGGCTGGTCGCGCAGCCTTGGTGCTCCGGCGCCGTCGGCATGATCGGGATCTCCTGGGGCGGCTTCAACGGACTGCAGGTCGCCTTCCGCCAGCCCGAGGCCCTGAAGGCCGTCATCACGCTCTGCTCGACGGACGACCGCTACGCCGACGATATCCACTACAAGGGCGGAGCCATGCTGACCGAGAATATGGGCTGGTCCTCGACCATGCTCTCCTACTCGTCCCGCCCGCCGGACCCGGCCCTCGTCGGCGAGAGCTGGCGCGAGACCTGGCTGAAGCGGCTTGAGGCGGAGCCGCTGCTGATCGCCAACTGGCTGAAGCACCAGACCCGTGACGCGTTCTGGAAACACGGCTCGATCTGCGAGGATTACGAGAAGGTCGGCATTCCCGTCCTCGCGGTAGGCGGCTGGTCCGACGCCTATAGCAACGCGGTGCCGCGGATGCTGGAGAAGCTCACCGGCTTCCGGCGCGGCATCATCGGCCCCTGGCTGCACAAATATCCGCATTTCGCCGTGCCGGGCCCGGCCATCGGCTTCCTGCAGGAGGCGCTGCGCTGGTGGGACCAGTGGCTGAAGGGCATCGACCGCGGCGTCGCGGCCGATCCCATGCTCCGGGTCTACATGCAGGCCTCCGTGCCGCCGAAGGCCGCCTACGCGGTCCGCGACGGCCGCTGGTGCGCCGAACCCGCCTGGCCCTCGCCGAACGTGACGCCTGCGCGCTTTCACCTGGCGGACGGACGTCTCTCGACAACGGCAGAGACCGAGGGGACGGCGACCGTGCGCTCGCCCGAAACCGTCGGACAGGCCGGCGGCGAATATTGCATGATCTGGCTCGGCCCCGAAGGCCCGACCGACCAGCGCGTCGACGATGCCGGATCCCTCTGTTTCGACACGGCGCCGCTGGAGAAAACTGTCGAAATTCTCGGCGCCGCGGAACTCGACCTCGAACTCGCGAGCGACAAACCGGTCGCGCATCTGATCGCGCGTCTGAACGACGTCGCGCCGGACGGCACCTCGACCCGGATCACCTATGGCGTGCTGAACCTGACCCACAGGAACAGCCACGAGGCGCCGGAAGCGCTCGAGCCGGGGCTCGCCTACCGCATCCGTCTCAAGCTCGACGACGTCGCCTATGCGGTGCCGGAGGGACATCGCATCCGGCTCGCGCTCTCGACCAGCTACTGGCCGATGATCTGGCCCGCACCCGAGGCCGCGACGCTGACCCTGACGACGGGGACAAGTGCACTCACCCTGCCGGCGCGGCTCCCAGACGCCCAGGCTGCTCCCTACGAGCCTTTCGAAGAGGCCGAGGCCGCGCCTCCGCTGGAGAAAGAAATTCTGCGCCCTGCGACAAACACGCGGACGGTGATCACCGACGTGGAAAGCGGCCTTCAGCGGATCGAGATCTTCGACGATTTCGGCCGTGACAGGATCGTCGAGCTGGATCTGACCACCGGACATATCGCCCGCGAGCTCTATACGATCCAACCGGGAGATCCTCTCAGCGCCCGAATGGAAACGCACTGGAGCCAGGAGCTCTCGCGCGGCGACTGGCAGGTCGCAACGGAGACCTATTGCACGCTCACCGGCGATGCGACGCACTTCCATGTCACAGGCCGGATCGAGGCCTATGAAAGCGGCGCGCTGATCTTCAAGAAAGATTTCGAGGAATCGGTCCCGCGCGACTTCCTC